The following are encoded in a window of Limibacter armeniacum genomic DNA:
- a CDS encoding TonB-dependent receptor, producing the protein MQIKLHQLFALVLGFVFFTGTAIAQNTTASISGVVTDNNGEPLPGAAVIAVHTPSGTQYGISTLFDGNYTLRGMRVGGPYTITVSFIGYQNQEMTDVYLKLGTTKKLNITLQEDAISLAEVEVSANKGGDINSDRTGAATSVSSEQLKTLPTISRSASDFTRLTPQSDGNSFGGRNNLYNNFSLDGSVFNNSFGLDVSTPGGQTGAQPVSLDAIEQVQVSLAPFDVREGGFTGAGVNAVTKSGTNEFHGTIYGFGRNEGMIGSKVAGSTVENLDYRNVQSGFSLGGPIIKNKLFFFVNGEIERANERAHGFVAQREGEEVGGNITSVRYDDVMDVKNIMMERWGYDAGDFENYNHEKYNDKILVKLDWNINDDHNFSIRYNYLKAWKDILPHPEAIGGRGPQPYRLPFSNSSYRMNNNINSLMAELNSRFGNKASNKLQVGYSAFRDFREPWSEPFPVIDILNAQGQTAITAGSEMFSTNNLLDQDIFQFRDDFTYYMDKHTITVGTNLEIFKFNNSFNLFYYPQYVYNNVEDFKINQAWDSNANDGVGAYYTPNPSADIAASQQNPYAMAEVDVAQLAFYAQDEWQATDNFKLTVGLRMDMPIYLNKIAYDATTAEFDGWVDTDGNKATVDPSTFPDATPLWSPRVGFNWDMKGDQSRQLRGGSGIFTGRIPFVWLGNQSSNPRIDPGYEFQVNDTEDDFKFPQVWKTNLAYDHSFGQGWFASVEGIYSKDLNAVVHRNYNMTAPSQNATGTDNRPIYGGFNETNIYSSSADAVGFLEAGAIVLENVDKGYQYSLTGTVKKAFLSGLNVMAAYTFQESKDFTSIPAEIAADAFQRNPQVMGPNNSQFAHSRYGLRHRFITSVSYRKEYLGGKMATSIAMFGEIAKGNRYSYTYSGDMNRDAIANNDLIFVPATSSDIKLVDTPQASAADQWTALNAFIEQDPYLSERRGDYVDRNGAMLPWYSQFDIRVLQDYNFEFAGRKNTLQLSLDILNFGNMLNSDWGVRQLPTTTRPITFEGYEDGTNVPTFSFDTELAESFTEDVSILSKWQMQVGARWIF; encoded by the coding sequence ATGCAGATTAAACTTCATCAATTATTCGCACTAGTGCTGGGCTTTGTGTTTTTCACCGGCACAGCTATCGCACAGAATACGACCGCCTCTATTAGCGGTGTAGTAACCGACAACAATGGAGAGCCTCTTCCAGGCGCAGCCGTAATAGCTGTACACACTCCATCAGGTACTCAGTATGGTATTTCCACTCTTTTTGATGGAAACTATACACTAAGAGGTATGAGAGTAGGTGGTCCTTACACAATTACAGTATCTTTTATTGGTTACCAAAATCAGGAAATGACAGATGTTTACCTGAAACTTGGTACAACTAAGAAATTAAACATCACACTGCAAGAAGATGCTATCAGCCTTGCGGAAGTTGAAGTCTCGGCTAATAAAGGTGGAGACATTAACAGTGACAGAACAGGAGCTGCTACAAGTGTTAGTAGTGAGCAACTGAAAACACTTCCGACAATCAGCCGTTCAGCTTCAGACTTTACTCGTCTGACTCCTCAGTCTGATGGTAACAGCTTCGGTGGTAGAAACAACCTTTACAACAACTTCTCCCTTGACGGTTCGGTATTCAATAACTCATTTGGTCTTGATGTGTCAACGCCAGGTGGACAAACAGGTGCACAGCCAGTTTCATTGGATGCGATTGAGCAGGTGCAAGTATCATTGGCTCCGTTCGATGTAAGAGAGGGAGGTTTTACTGGAGCAGGTGTGAACGCTGTAACCAAGTCAGGTACAAACGAATTCCACGGAACAATCTACGGCTTCGGTAGAAATGAAGGTATGATTGGTAGCAAGGTTGCGGGTTCAACTGTTGAAAACCTTGACTATAGAAATGTACAGTCAGGCTTCTCTTTGGGAGGTCCGATTATCAAGAATAAATTGTTCTTCTTCGTAAACGGAGAGATTGAAAGAGCAAATGAAAGAGCGCACGGATTCGTGGCTCAGCGTGAAGGCGAAGAAGTAGGTGGTAACATTACTTCAGTGAGATATGATGACGTGATGGATGTGAAAAACATCATGATGGAGAGATGGGGATATGACGCTGGCGACTTTGAAAATTATAACCATGAGAAATACAATGACAAGATCTTGGTGAAACTTGACTGGAACATCAATGATGATCATAACTTCTCGATTCGTTATAACTACCTGAAAGCATGGAAAGACATCCTTCCTCACCCTGAAGCGATTGGTGGTAGAGGTCCACAACCTTACCGTCTGCCATTCTCGAACTCATCTTACAGAATGAACAACAACATCAACTCGTTGATGGCTGAGTTGAACTCACGTTTCGGTAACAAAGCTTCTAACAAGTTACAAGTAGGTTATTCAGCATTCCGTGATTTCAGAGAGCCTTGGTCTGAGCCATTCCCAGTAATTGACATTCTGAATGCACAAGGTCAGACTGCAATCACTGCTGGTTCAGAGATGTTCTCAACTAATAACTTACTGGATCAAGATATCTTTCAGTTCCGTGATGACTTTACATACTATATGGACAAGCATACAATCACGGTGGGTACTAACTTGGAAATCTTCAAGTTTAACAACTCTTTCAATTTGTTCTACTATCCTCAATATGTTTACAATAATGTAGAGGATTTTAAGATAAATCAGGCTTGGGATTCAAATGCTAACGATGGTGTAGGTGCATATTATACGCCAAACCCTAGTGCAGACATTGCTGCATCACAGCAAAATCCTTATGCTATGGCTGAAGTAGATGTAGCTCAGCTAGCGTTCTACGCGCAGGATGAGTGGCAGGCAACAGACAACTTCAAATTGACAGTAGGTTTGAGAATGGATATGCCGATCTACTTGAACAAAATTGCTTATGATGCTACTACTGCTGAATTTGACGGATGGGTTGATACAGACGGAAACAAAGCAACAGTTGATCCTTCTACATTCCCTGACGCAACGCCATTGTGGTCTCCAAGAGTTGGTTTTAACTGGGATATGAAAGGTGATCAATCACGTCAATTGAGAGGTGGTTCAGGTATCTTTACAGGTCGTATTCCATTTGTATGGTTAGGTAACCAATCTTCTAACCCTAGAATTGACCCAGGTTATGAGTTCCAGGTAAATGATACAGAAGATGATTTTAAATTCCCTCAAGTTTGGAAAACTAACTTGGCATATGATCACTCATTCGGTCAAGGATGGTTCGCTTCAGTTGAAGGTATCTACTCTAAGGACTTGAATGCTGTAGTACACAGAAACTACAACATGACAGCTCCTTCACAAAATGCAACAGGTACAGACAACAGACCAATCTACGGAGGTTTTAACGAAACAAATATCTACTCAAGTTCTGCTGATGCAGTTGGTTTCCTTGAGGCAGGTGCAATTGTATTGGAAAACGTAGACAAAGGTTACCAATACTCACTTACTGGTACAGTGAAGAAAGCATTCCTTTCAGGACTGAACGTTATGGCTGCTTATACTTTCCAGGAGTCTAAGGACTTTACATCAATTCCTGCGGAGATTGCTGCGGATGCATTCCAACGTAACCCTCAGGTAATGGGTCCGAACAACTCTCAGTTCGCGCACTCAAGATACGGTTTGCGTCACAGGTTTATCACTTCTGTAAGCTACAGAAAAGAGTACTTGGGTGGTAAGATGGCTACTTCAATAGCAATGTTTGGAGAAATCGCAAAAGGTAACAGATACTCTTATACTTACTCAGGTGATATGAACAGAGATGCGATTGCTAACAACGACCTGATCTTTGTGCCAGCTACTTCAAGCGATATCAAACTGGTAGACACACCTCAGGCTTCGGCTGCTGATCAGTGGACTGCGTTGAACGCATTTATTGAGCAGGATCCTTACCTGAGCGAAAGAAGAGGTGACTACGTTGACCGTAACGGTGCTATGCTGCCTTGGTATTCTCAATTTGATATTAGAGTATTGCAGGACTACAACTTTGAGTTTGCAGGTAGAAAGAACACGCTGCAACTTTCACTTGATATCCTGAACTTTGGTAACATGCTGAACTCTGATTGGGGTGTAAGACAATTGCCAACAACTACAAGACCTATCACTTTCGAAGGTTACGAGGATGGTACAAACGTTCCTACATTCTCATTTGATACTGAATTGGCTGAATCTTTCACAGAGGATGTGTCAATCCTGTCTAAATGGCAAATGCAAGTTGGTGCTCGTTGGATCTTCTAA
- a CDS encoding nitroreductase family protein, whose protein sequence is MNEKELSINSLIERRWSPRAFSDRLIEPNKIHQLFKAASWAASSFNEQPWRFIYATKDQPEGYKNLLDCLVEFNQQWATSAPLLILSVASKKFQHNDTVNRHAWHDVGQAAATMAIQATELGLYMHQMAGFDSEKAQKTLGIPDEFEPVAMIAVGYIGDPNSLPDGLREKETAPRSRKSLEDFTFQGKWK, encoded by the coding sequence ATGAACGAAAAAGAACTTTCTATCAATAGTCTGATTGAAAGAAGATGGAGTCCGAGAGCATTTTCAGACCGTCTGATTGAACCCAATAAAATCCACCAACTATTTAAAGCTGCCAGCTGGGCTGCCTCAAGCTTTAATGAGCAACCTTGGCGTTTTATTTATGCGACAAAAGACCAACCGGAAGGATATAAAAACCTGCTAGATTGTTTGGTCGAATTCAACCAGCAGTGGGCCACCTCTGCTCCTTTGCTAATCCTTTCAGTTGCAAGCAAAAAATTCCAACATAATGACACCGTCAACCGTCATGCTTGGCACGATGTAGGACAAGCAGCAGCAACTATGGCTATCCAAGCCACGGAACTAGGATTATATATGCACCAAATGGCAGGGTTTGACTCAGAAAAAGCACAAAAAACACTGGGCATACCTGATGAGTTCGAACCTGTAGCCATGATTGCTGTAGGATATATAGGCGATCCCAACTCATTACCTGATGGTCTTAGAGAAAAAGAGACAGCACCAAGAAGCAGAAAATCACTTGAGGATTTCACCTTTCAGGGAAAGTGGAAATAA
- the yidC gene encoding membrane protein insertase YidC: MDKNQTIGLVLLSGLLIAYMFFFSPDPAQLADNQVKTEQLADSANSTPKKEVTLSDSVLTQKFGSFAAGMKGESKEVVLENKDVKITFDTFGGKVKQVLLKNYVTYTKEPLVLLDETSSKVIEEVATDKGKIDLNSLYYQASKNGNSITFTLADSSNKMVSRTYSLADEGFVLNYSADLSGVNLKVPQVDFYWQNDMKRLEKGLTESRQRSTVNYYTTEEDFDYLSMSNSLQEETVEEPIRWVSSKQKFFNSALITDKKFTDLNITSQVNDDNDQVVKSTKIALAIPADGLSKDANLRYYFGPNEYHICETITPGFEKNVYLGWSLFAPLSKYIILPLFDFLDGFISNYGVIILIMVLIVKGLLFPLTYKSYLSMAKMRVLKPELDAIKEKHGDDMAKAQPEQMKLYQQAGVNPISGCIPMLAQMPVFLALFNFFPNAIQLRQQSFLWADDLSSYDSILNLPFEIPMYGDHVSLFTLLWAASTIVFTYYNNQMSSGMQNNQMKMVSYITPIFFLVFFNSYSSGLTYYYFISNLITIAQQVFSRNFIDEDKLKRMMEENKKKNVNKKKSGFQKRLEDAMKAQEDVAKQRKGKK; the protein is encoded by the coding sequence ATGGACAAGAATCAGACGATTGGACTTGTATTGCTATCTGGGTTACTGATTGCTTACATGTTCTTCTTCAGCCCTGATCCTGCACAGCTGGCAGACAATCAGGTAAAGACAGAGCAGTTGGCAGACTCAGCAAACTCTACTCCTAAAAAAGAAGTTACCCTAAGCGATTCAGTACTGACACAAAAGTTTGGCAGCTTTGCTGCTGGCATGAAGGGAGAGTCAAAGGAAGTAGTACTGGAAAACAAAGACGTAAAGATCACTTTTGATACATTCGGCGGTAAGGTGAAACAAGTCTTACTGAAGAATTATGTGACTTATACAAAAGAACCTCTTGTATTGCTTGATGAGACTTCAAGTAAGGTAATTGAGGAAGTTGCTACAGACAAAGGAAAAATTGACTTGAACAGCCTTTACTATCAGGCTAGCAAGAATGGTAACAGCATTACCTTTACGTTGGCTGACAGCAGCAACAAGATGGTGAGCCGTACTTATAGCTTGGCTGATGAAGGTTTCGTTCTGAACTATAGTGCAGACCTTTCAGGCGTAAACCTGAAAGTACCTCAAGTAGATTTCTATTGGCAAAATGACATGAAGCGCCTTGAGAAAGGACTTACAGAGTCTCGCCAGAGATCAACAGTGAACTACTACACTACAGAGGAAGACTTCGATTACCTGTCAATGAGTAACAGCTTGCAGGAAGAAACTGTAGAAGAGCCTATCAGATGGGTATCTTCAAAACAGAAGTTCTTTAACTCTGCACTGATTACAGACAAAAAATTCACAGACCTGAACATCACTTCTCAAGTAAATGATGACAACGATCAGGTTGTGAAGTCTACTAAGATCGCTCTAGCGATTCCAGCTGACGGATTATCCAAAGATGCGAACCTGCGTTATTACTTCGGTCCGAACGAATATCATATTTGTGAGACAATCACTCCAGGTTTTGAGAAAAACGTTTATTTGGGTTGGTCTCTGTTTGCTCCGCTAAGTAAGTATATTATCCTTCCATTGTTTGACTTCCTAGATGGTTTCATCTCAAACTATGGGGTCATTATCCTGATCATGGTATTGATCGTGAAAGGATTGTTGTTCCCGCTTACTTACAAGTCTTACCTGTCAATGGCTAAGATGAGAGTATTGAAGCCTGAACTGGATGCGATCAAGGAGAAGCATGGTGACGATATGGCTAAGGCTCAACCAGAGCAAATGAAGCTTTATCAGCAGGCAGGTGTAAACCCAATCAGTGGTTGTATTCCAATGTTGGCTCAGATGCCTGTTTTCCTAGCGCTGTTCAACTTCTTCCCGAATGCGATTCAATTGCGTCAACAGTCATTCCTGTGGGCAGATGACCTTTCATCTTATGACTCTATCCTGAACCTGCCGTTTGAGATTCCAATGTACGGTGACCACGTATCACTGTTCACATTGCTTTGGGCAGCGTCTACGATTGTGTTTACATACTACAACAACCAGATGAGCAGTGGTATGCAGAACAACCAAATGAAAATGGTGTCTTACATCACACCAATTTTCTTCCTGGTATTCTTTAACAGCTACTCTTCAGGTCTGACGTACTACTACTTTATCTCTAACCTGATCACAATCGCTCAGCAGGTATTTAGCCGTAACTTCATTGATGAGGACAAGCTGAAGCGTATGATGGAGGAGAACAAGAAGAAAAATGTTAACAAGAAGAAATCTGGCTTCCAGAAGCGTCTTGAAGATGCTATGAAAGCTCAGGAAGATGTGGCAAAACAAAGAAAAGGCAAGAAGTAA
- a CDS encoding LysM peptidoglycan-binding domain-containing protein: MTYQELVELYPFDANLPLAAGDLCWLYISDNDPENKALIKVIENERLITTQTSSGFQVGQRLVLEDTPSVPKQASFGLKSYSIYTFEMLSEDIIQLIEQLQSTKDEDKQLELEAALLESMEMLPVNPDEKLKSIKACFYAKQYEDAFKGLVYNYKDQLLLDGETLYMLGWMCFHGLGTFKNRTQAKVFLNEAVKLGRTDAISLIEKISEEEKVNTFTPPESEEHKERTQPKGVEKYYPSVKLQLTRYGIVAAVACILTLSLNGLFRLAFSSGSNNDSTEIAQANSGNTENSSNDKLYESTMQKARDLVYHFSNYHQGIPQIRKAKAILDEALVDYDFSEAQKESIKKYNTKLEELKDNLADYKKGLFWKFYTSQSGETAEDIAARFNIISDNILYASNGKEVPEEKVIKNATKLKIGLPVMYFDHKVQQGENLGLISYKYNIEIEDIRKLNKLSSDIIHPGGTLRVYMRY, from the coding sequence ATGACCTATCAGGAATTGGTTGAACTATATCCTTTTGACGCCAATTTACCACTGGCGGCCGGAGACCTATGCTGGCTTTATATCTCTGATAATGACCCTGAAAACAAAGCGCTTATCAAGGTTATTGAAAACGAACGCCTAATCACTACACAGACATCGTCAGGCTTCCAAGTAGGGCAACGCCTTGTACTGGAAGACACCCCTTCTGTTCCTAAACAAGCATCCTTTGGCTTAAAGTCTTATAGCATATATACTTTTGAGATGCTCTCTGAGGATATAATCCAACTAATTGAACAGTTACAATCCACTAAAGATGAAGATAAGCAGCTCGAACTGGAGGCCGCTTTACTGGAGTCTATGGAAATGTTACCAGTCAATCCTGATGAAAAACTCAAGTCAATAAAAGCCTGTTTTTATGCCAAGCAATATGAAGACGCTTTCAAAGGGTTGGTATATAATTACAAGGACCAACTTCTATTGGATGGGGAAACATTATATATGTTAGGCTGGATGTGTTTTCATGGGTTAGGTACCTTTAAAAACAGGACTCAAGCAAAGGTTTTTCTTAATGAGGCAGTCAAACTTGGAAGAACTGATGCTATAAGTCTGATAGAGAAAATATCTGAAGAAGAAAAGGTCAACACATTCACACCACCTGAAAGCGAAGAACATAAGGAAAGAACTCAACCAAAGGGTGTAGAAAAGTATTACCCTTCCGTTAAGTTACAGCTCACCCGATATGGTATAGTAGCAGCCGTTGCATGTATCCTTACACTTTCTTTGAACGGTTTGTTTAGGTTAGCATTTTCTTCTGGCAGCAATAACGACAGCACAGAAATAGCTCAAGCCAATTCAGGTAATACTGAAAACTCCAGCAATGACAAGCTCTATGAAAGCACAATGCAAAAGGCACGAGACCTTGTCTACCACTTTAGCAACTACCATCAGGGCATCCCACAAATAAGGAAAGCCAAAGCTATACTGGATGAAGCTTTGGTAGACTATGACTTTTCAGAAGCTCAAAAGGAATCCATCAAAAAGTACAATACCAAGCTGGAGGAGTTGAAAGACAATCTTGCAGATTACAAAAAAGGACTGTTCTGGAAATTCTATACATCTCAGAGTGGAGAAACCGCTGAAGATATTGCTGCAAGATTCAATATTATCTCGGACAATATTCTATATGCTTCCAACGGAAAAGAAGTACCAGAGGAAAAGGTGATAAAAAATGCTACAAAGCTTAAGATAGGTTTACCGGTTATGTACTTTGACCACAAAGTACAGCAGGGAGAAAACCTTGGACTGATATCTTACAAGTACAATATAGAGATAGAGGATATTCGAAAACTGAACAAGTTAAGCAGTGATATCATCCATCCTGGCGGCACATTAAGAGTCTATATGCGCTATTAA
- a CDS encoding CTP synthase, with translation MSSQTKYIFVTGGVTSSLGKGIISASLAKLLQARGYSVTIQKFDPYINIDPGTMNPYEHGECYVTDDGAETDLDLGHYERFLNIPTSQANNVTTGRIYYNVIKKERDGEYLGKTVQVVPHITDEIKNNFYKVSEDSKYDIVITEIGGCVGDIEALPFIEAVRQARFDLGSSNALNIHLTLVPYLSAAGELKTKPTQHSVKQLLEAGIQPNILVCRTEHELPMDMRRKIAQFCNVDLNAVIESRDASTIYDVPLMMRKEKLDEIALMKLNLPAYNEPNLTNWNAFLQKLKNPTQTVKVGLIGKYVELPDAYKSITEGFIHAGAINECKVDLEWIKAEELEDNDNAEVRLQGLDGILVAPGFGERGMEGKVNAASFARKNNVPFFGICLGMQASVIAFARDMLNLPGANSAEMADTPDPVIDIMEEQKSISQMGGTMRLGAYPCELKKGTLAYRIYGKGLISERHRHRYEFNNKYLEEFEKKGMIASGINPETGLVEIVEIPEHPYYIAAQFHPEYKSTVENPHPLFVNFIKAVVENKK, from the coding sequence ATGTCTTCGCAAACTAAGTATATCTTCGTAACAGGGGGTGTGACCTCCTCATTGGGTAAAGGTATTATCTCCGCATCATTGGCAAAGCTTCTTCAAGCAAGAGGCTATTCTGTCACCATCCAAAAATTCGATCCATATATCAACATTGATCCGGGTACAATGAACCCGTATGAGCATGGTGAGTGCTATGTGACCGATGATGGTGCAGAAACAGACCTTGATTTGGGTCACTATGAGCGTTTCCTGAACATCCCAACTTCTCAAGCAAACAATGTAACTACCGGACGTATCTATTACAATGTCATCAAGAAAGAAAGAGATGGCGAGTATTTGGGTAAGACGGTTCAGGTAGTACCACACATTACAGACGAGATCAAAAACAACTTCTACAAAGTTTCTGAAGACAGTAAATATGATATTGTAATTACAGAGATTGGTGGTTGTGTAGGTGATATCGAAGCCCTGCCATTTATTGAGGCAGTTCGTCAGGCTAGGTTTGACCTGGGGTCGTCAAATGCACTTAACATCCACCTGACGTTGGTGCCTTATTTGAGTGCTGCTGGAGAATTGAAAACCAAGCCAACACAACACTCTGTAAAACAGCTGCTGGAAGCAGGTATCCAACCTAATATTCTGGTTTGCCGTACAGAGCATGAGTTGCCGATGGACATGCGTCGTAAGATCGCACAGTTCTGTAACGTAGACCTGAATGCTGTAATCGAATCACGTGATGCATCTACGATTTATGATGTGCCACTGATGATGCGCAAAGAGAAGTTGGATGAGATTGCTTTGATGAAGCTGAATCTTCCTGCTTACAATGAGCCAAATCTTACAAATTGGAATGCGTTCCTTCAGAAGCTGAAAAATCCAACTCAGACTGTAAAAGTAGGTTTGATTGGTAAATATGTAGAGCTTCCTGACGCTTATAAGTCAATTACGGAAGGATTTATTCATGCTGGAGCTATCAACGAATGTAAGGTAGACCTGGAGTGGATTAAGGCTGAAGAGCTGGAAGATAATGACAATGCTGAAGTTCGCCTGCAAGGTCTTGACGGGATTCTGGTAGCACCAGGTTTCGGTGAAAGAGGAATGGAAGGTAAGGTCAATGCAGCTAGCTTTGCAAGAAAAAATAATGTGCCTTTCTTCGGTATCTGTTTGGGTATGCAGGCAAGTGTGATTGCATTTGCAAGAGACATGCTTAACCTACCAGGCGCAAACTCTGCAGAGATGGCTGACACGCCAGATCCTGTAATTGATATTATGGAAGAGCAGAAGTCAATCTCTCAAATGGGAGGAACTATGCGTTTGGGTGCTTACCCTTGTGAACTGAAAAAAGGAACTTTGGCTTATAGAATCTATGGCAAAGGATTGATCAGTGAAAGACACCGTCACAGATACGAGTTCAACAACAAATACCTGGAAGAATTTGAGAAGAAAGGTATGATTGCTTCAGGTATCAACCCTGAGACTGGTTTGGTGGAAATCGTTGAGATTCCTGAGCATCCTTACTATATCGCAGCCCAATTCCATCCGGAATATAAGAGTACTGTAGAAAACCCTCATCCACTTTTTGTCAACTTCATCAAAGCGGTGGTTGAAAATAAAAAATAA
- a CDS encoding universal stress protein — MKLKRILVPTDFSEEANNALDVAVEIADIANAEISLLHVVDVPSVTHYDSVTAIGGVDESPELYNVYTGSLQKVVEAKMKQISEQYPNVLIHEHIVFDSLQRHIASFVTKDETDLIVMGSSGIHGIDELFIGSNTEKVIRLAKAPVLTIKQKEDSFYPREMVFASTFDKVSDKTALSLKVFQELFNATLHLVKVITPNTFEATTYTIETIEEFAKKYGFENYKIHTFNFFSEEEGIRVFADQINADMIAMSTHGRKGISHMLLGSIAEEVANHSHKSVLTFNEHYK, encoded by the coding sequence ATGAAACTCAAACGAATACTCGTTCCGACCGATTTCTCTGAAGAAGCGAACAATGCTTTAGATGTTGCTGTAGAAATCGCAGATATTGCGAATGCTGAAATCTCTCTACTTCATGTGGTAGATGTACCTTCTGTTACACACTACGACAGTGTAACCGCCATTGGAGGTGTAGATGAATCCCCTGAACTTTACAATGTATATACTGGCTCACTACAAAAAGTAGTTGAGGCAAAAATGAAGCAAATCAGCGAGCAGTACCCTAATGTACTGATCCACGAACATATTGTATTTGACTCCCTTCAACGTCATATTGCCTCTTTTGTAACAAAAGATGAGACTGACCTGATCGTGATGGGATCAAGTGGCATCCACGGAATCGATGAGCTGTTCATTGGCTCAAACACAGAAAAAGTGATCCGTCTGGCTAAAGCTCCAGTACTTACTATCAAACAGAAAGAAGACAGCTTCTACCCTCGTGAAATGGTATTCGCTTCTACTTTTGATAAAGTATCTGATAAGACAGCACTTTCACTGAAAGTATTCCAAGAGTTGTTCAATGCGACACTTCACCTTGTAAAGGTGATTACACCAAACACTTTTGAAGCAACTACTTATACCATCGAAACAATCGAGGAGTTTGCGAAGAAGTACGGTTTTGAAAACTACAAGATCCATACTTTCAACTTCTTCTCTGAAGAAGAAGGTATCAGGGTGTTTGCTGATCAGATCAATGCAGATATGATCGCAATGTCAACTCACGGTAGAAAGGGAATTTCTCACATGCTTTTGGGTAGCATCGCTGAAGAGGTAGCAAACCACTCTCACAAATCAGTATTGACTTTCAATGAGCATTACAAATAA
- a CDS encoding nucleoid-associated protein, translating to MLDFNSVKLKHIALHKVGNKVQEEDLVLGEFELALEEGSNLQKGVMEYFLKPIKEGAMYHFWDESGDLNLNEMFGFARRLFANPFDEFMLQSQNMAKHLYGNSTHPRIKGGEFYVAYLEDCIVDGDVVDAIGLFKSENKERFLKVSDSENGQFELKQEEGVNIKKLDKGCLIVKSEEDKGFKVILKDSPQKSVEAQYWKESFLRLMAREDSYYHTQNYLQLCRGFVEDVFNEDHNVEKPQQIDLLNRSLKYFSEKDEFNVVEFENEVIEEPQVIDAFSDYKKDFKEKYEIPVYDEFNISSQAVKKSKKDFKSLIKLDGGKVQIAVKGNEQYIEKGFDNDKNMNYYIVYFHEEE from the coding sequence ATGCTCGATTTCAACAGTGTAAAGCTGAAGCATATCGCCCTTCACAAAGTGGGCAACAAGGTACAGGAAGAAGATCTTGTTTTAGGGGAGTTTGAATTGGCTCTTGAAGAGGGTAGCAACCTTCAAAAAGGAGTGATGGAATATTTCCTGAAGCCTATAAAGGAAGGGGCTATGTACCATTTCTGGGATGAGTCAGGTGATTTGAACCTGAATGAAATGTTTGGGTTTGCCCGTAGGCTTTTTGCCAACCCTTTTGATGAGTTTATGCTTCAGTCCCAAAATATGGCGAAGCACCTTTATGGAAACTCGACACACCCACGTATCAAAGGTGGTGAATTTTATGTTGCTTACTTGGAAGACTGCATCGTGGATGGTGATGTAGTGGATGCGATCGGACTTTTCAAATCTGAGAACAAGGAAAGGTTCCTGAAGGTAAGCGATTCGGAAAATGGTCAGTTTGAGTTGAAGCAAGAGGAAGGGGTTAATATCAAGAAACTTGATAAAGGTTGTCTGATTGTGAAATCTGAAGAGGATAAAGGTTTTAAGGTAATTCTTAAAGACAGTCCTCAAAAGTCAGTGGAAGCCCAATACTGGAAAGAGAGTTTCTTGCGTTTGATGGCCCGTGAAGACAGTTATTACCATACACAGAACTATTTGCAGCTTTGTAGAGGTTTTGTGGAGGATGTCTTTAATGAGGACCATAATGTGGAGAAACCTCAGCAGATTGACCTGTTGAACCGTTCTCTGAAATATTTCTCTGAAAAGGATGAGTTCAACGTGGTGGAGTTCGAAAACGAAGTGATTGAAGAGCCACAGGTGATTGATGCATTCTCGGACTACAAGAAGGACTTCAAGGAGAAATATGAGATTCCGGTATATGATGAGTTCAATATTTCCTCACAAGCAGTTAAGAAATCGAAAAAAGACTTTAAGAGCCTGATCAAGTTAGACGGTGGTAAAGTTCAGATTGCTGTCAAAGGAAATGAGCAGTATATCGAGAAAGGATTTGATAACGATAAGAACATGAATTACTACATCGTGTATTTTCATGAAGAAGAATGA